In Nitrospirota bacterium, a single genomic region encodes these proteins:
- a CDS encoding rhodanese-like domain-containing protein — protein sequence MDTASTILLVVIVIYLIFKLFGFLGRLGIRQISPKELDLKKGMMLLDVRTDKEHENGHIPGSVHVPLSDIGDKIKKLKKDKELVVYCQNGNRSIWAIKRLMGMGYKNLTNLKGGYNAWKRNH from the coding sequence TTGGATACAGCATCAACAATACTGTTAGTCGTTATCGTGATCTATCTTATCTTCAAATTGTTCGGTTTTCTGGGGCGGTTGGGGATCCGGCAGATCTCGCCGAAGGAACTTGATCTGAAGAAGGGCATGATGCTCCTCGATGTCCGCACGGACAAGGAGCACGAGAACGGACATATTCCGGGCTCGGTCCATGTGCCATTGTCGGACATCGGCGACAAGATCAAAAAGCTCAAAAAGGACAAAGAGCTGGTGGTGTACTGCCAGAACGGCAACCGGAGCATCTGGGCCATTAAACGGCTGATGGGCATGGGTTACAAAAACCTCACCAACCTGAAGGGCGGCTACAATGCCTGGAAGAGAAATCATTGA
- a CDS encoding ATP-binding protein has product MLYLVTFLLLTALAIVLQLQYRGFEGPLSDNILIFILINANFLLLAAVIFMMARSLWKLWMERRQGVLGARFRTKLVFAFVSLSFIPPVLLFLIGSGMFTRSIERLFSLRIENSLLDSVSVAQEYYDRLQKEATDFGNQISGQMTDARLLPQFENQVIESYLARKADEYGLGSVELFTSPHERAVVVVTHQYPSKTFTQTSADLVAKAFKGQEVADVTGAAKKGDIMRAVVPLYELSPSGEGRQIAAAVAVSFYIPRSLAAKSDSIREGYAQYRSAFSKKDPIKLSYRLGFLSVTLALLLAAIWVALRVAAGITVPIRKLAEGTAAVAAGRFDYRIDEKSDDEVGVLIASFNKMTHDLQHSREQVEQEVNYKKTILSNIETGVVSIDRGGRITTVNHSASEILGIQEQDVLGKRYDEAFGFLELDPIRSLFRKLEQGQGRAEEELSLNVRGRILTLRIRISTLRDSNGMPIGSVITFDDLTELLRAKKAETWQDVARRIAHEFKNPLTPIKLSAERLRKKHAEGSPDFNAVFDECSMTIVQEADGLRKLVDEFANFARMPSSTPTLQPLAPVLESVVQLYSGAHKDIVFVKDIMPELPEVFLDREQIKRVFINLFENAVEAMGGKGRILVAAKMASSGMAQIEVADEGPGIADEDVPKLFQPDFSRKKKKSGLGLAIVLRIIKDHSGTIRVSKNDPRGARFIIELPVGVKNEAVRS; this is encoded by the coding sequence GTGCTCTACCTTGTTACTTTTCTCCTCCTGACCGCGCTCGCCATTGTGCTTCAGCTCCAATACCGTGGTTTTGAAGGACCGCTTTCCGACAATATCCTGATCTTCATCCTCATCAATGCGAACTTCCTGCTTCTGGCGGCGGTCATCTTCATGATGGCCAGGAGCCTTTGGAAGCTTTGGATGGAGCGGAGACAGGGTGTGTTGGGGGCACGGTTCCGGACCAAACTGGTCTTTGCCTTCGTCAGCCTGTCGTTCATTCCGCCGGTGCTCCTTTTTTTGATCGGCAGCGGGATGTTCACCAGGAGTATCGAGCGGCTTTTCAGCCTCAGGATAGAGAACTCGCTTCTGGATTCGGTCTCGGTCGCGCAGGAGTACTACGACCGTCTCCAGAAAGAGGCTACTGATTTCGGCAATCAGATCAGCGGTCAGATGACCGACGCCAGGCTCTTGCCCCAGTTTGAGAATCAGGTGATCGAGAGTTACCTGGCCAGGAAGGCAGACGAGTACGGTCTGGGTTCGGTTGAACTCTTCACCTCCCCCCACGAACGGGCAGTGGTCGTTGTTACGCATCAGTATCCGTCGAAAACCTTTACGCAGACATCTGCAGATCTCGTGGCCAAGGCCTTTAAAGGGCAGGAGGTCGCCGATGTGACGGGGGCGGCAAAAAAGGGTGACATCATGCGGGCGGTCGTCCCGCTCTATGAACTTTCACCATCGGGAGAAGGAAGACAGATCGCCGCGGCGGTTGCCGTCAGTTTTTATATTCCCCGGAGCCTGGCCGCAAAGTCGGACAGTATTCGCGAAGGGTACGCACAGTACCGGTCGGCGTTCAGCAAAAAGGACCCGATAAAATTGTCCTACCGGCTCGGGTTCCTTTCGGTCACGCTGGCGCTTCTTCTCGCGGCGATCTGGGTGGCGCTTCGCGTGGCCGCCGGTATCACGGTGCCTATCAGGAAACTGGCGGAAGGGACCGCGGCGGTGGCGGCAGGCAGGTTCGATTACCGGATCGATGAAAAGTCCGACGACGAGGTGGGGGTGCTGATCGCCTCGTTCAACAAGATGACGCATGATCTCCAGCACTCCCGGGAGCAGGTCGAGCAGGAAGTCAACTACAAGAAGACGATTCTCTCGAACATCGAGACCGGGGTCGTCTCCATCGATCGCGGAGGGAGAATCACGACGGTCAACCACTCGGCATCGGAGATCCTCGGCATTCAGGAGCAGGACGTGCTCGGGAAACGGTATGATGAGGCTTTCGGGTTCCTCGAGCTGGATCCGATCCGCAGCCTGTTCCGCAAACTCGAGCAGGGCCAGGGACGGGCAGAGGAGGAATTGTCGCTCAACGTGCGGGGCAGGATACTGACCCTCCGGATACGCATCTCCACGCTCAGGGACAGCAACGGCATGCCCATCGGCTCGGTCATCACCTTCGACGACCTTACGGAACTGCTGCGCGCCAAGAAGGCGGAGACCTGGCAGGATGTGGCGAGACGGATCGCGCACGAGTTCAAGAACCCGCTCACGCCGATCAAGCTTTCCGCCGAACGGCTGCGCAAGAAACACGCAGAGGGTTCCCCGGACTTCAACGCCGTCTTCGATGAGTGCAGTATGACGATCGTGCAGGAGGCAGATGGACTGCGGAAGCTTGTGGACGAATTCGCGAACTTTGCGCGCATGCCGAGCTCGACCCCGACGCTTCAACCCCTCGCGCCGGTGCTCGAAAGCGTGGTGCAGCTTTACAGCGGTGCGCACAAGGATATTGTGTTCGTGAAGGATATCATGCCGGAACTGCCGGAGGTGTTCCTCGACCGTGAGCAGATCAAACGGGTGTTCATTAATCTGTTTGAAAACGCGGTGGAGGCCATGGGAGGCAAGGGCAGGATCCTGGTTGCGGCGAAGATGGCCTCTTCCGGCATGGCGCAGATAGAGGTCGCCGATGAAGGGCCGGGAATCGCGGATGAGGATGTGCCGAAGCTGTTCCAGCCGGATTTCTCGCGAAAGAAGAAAAAGAGCGGACTTGGCCTGGCAATCGTGCTCAGGATCATCAAGGACCACAGCGGCACGATCCGCGTGTCAAAGAATGACCCGCGCGGAGCGCGATTCATCATAGAACTGCCGGTGGGGGTGAAGAATGAAGCAGTTCGGAGTTAG
- a CDS encoding LysM peptidoglycan-binding domain-containing protein gives MTTRLKHIMQSLCIVLIPILFSCTSHLQQKKADPAPPPAAVPQAEAPVPAPESAAVEPVPAAPESAPVAPEPAARETAVVQPEPAAEDLTLYIIKRGDTLWDISNTFLKDPFLWPFIWKANPAINNPDLIFTGNKLMIPGLAPIERALQAAAPEKPIVEKQEPARETAAPSEEPIRQREGIAGAYVSSPKPTQPVSAETGAEMPSGGNRLVMPEEQVYPVVDKYAMLSMGFVNEEETGDIITGSPEKGKAIFGYDDIVYVSMSGAENIKIGDKYLIFTPLNKVKHPKTGVYFGKLTKGLGILQITAKDPAADVLTARITLSFDAIEKGNMLTPYQEPVAIYHSSAKKAKDIKGYILEVTDKRSINAQYDVVYLDKGNADGVEPGDLFIVFEEPAKRGFPRKVIGEVQVLIVKEHTSTAVVRKSTEAMGKGNAVEFKK, from the coding sequence ATGACCACACGGTTGAAACACATCATGCAATCACTTTGTATCGTTCTTATCCCCATACTCTTTTCCTGCACATCTCATCTCCAGCAAAAAAAAGCAGACCCCGCGCCGCCTCCGGCGGCGGTGCCGCAGGCTGAGGCGCCTGTTCCTGCGCCGGAATCGGCGGCAGTCGAGCCCGTACCCGCCGCACCGGAATCCGCGCCCGTTGCGCCGGAACCCGCAGCACGTGAAACCGCGGTAGTCCAGCCCGAACCCGCAGCGGAAGACCTTACCCTGTATATCATCAAACGGGGAGACACGCTGTGGGACATCTCAAATACGTTCTTAAAAGACCCCTTCCTCTGGCCGTTCATCTGGAAGGCAAACCCGGCCATCAACAATCCGGACCTGATATTCACGGGGAACAAACTGATGATCCCCGGTCTCGCTCCGATCGAACGGGCATTGCAGGCGGCAGCGCCGGAGAAGCCGATCGTGGAAAAACAGGAACCAGCCAGAGAAACTGCAGCCCCGTCTGAAGAACCCATCAGACAGCGTGAAGGGATTGCGGGGGCCTATGTTTCCAGCCCGAAACCGACCCAGCCCGTTTCCGCAGAAACCGGTGCGGAAATGCCGTCAGGGGGGAACAGACTCGTCATGCCCGAGGAGCAGGTCTATCCTGTTGTCGATAAATACGCCATGCTCAGCATGGGTTTTGTGAATGAAGAAGAAACGGGAGATATCATCACCGGATCGCCTGAGAAAGGCAAGGCAATTTTCGGTTACGATGATATCGTGTATGTCTCGATGAGCGGCGCGGAAAATATAAAGATCGGGGACAAGTATCTCATATTCACCCCCCTGAACAAGGTAAAACACCCTAAAACGGGAGTGTATTTCGGCAAACTTACGAAGGGCCTCGGCATTCTCCAGATCACGGCAAAGGACCCCGCTGCCGATGTGCTCACCGCCCGGATCACGCTCTCCTTCGATGCGATCGAAAAAGGCAACATGTTGACCCCCTATCAGGAGCCGGTTGCCATCTATCATTCCTCAGCAAAGAAGGCCAAGGACATAAAGGGATATATCCTCGAAGTAACGGACAAGCGCAGCATCAATGCTCAGTATGACGTCGTGTATCTTGACAAGGGCAACGCGGACGGCGTTGAACCCGGGGACCTTTTCATCGTATTTGAAGAGCCGGCCAAGCGCGGCTTCCCGAGAAAAGTGATCGGCGAAGTGCAGGTGTTGATCGTGAAAGAACACACCTCGACCGCCGTGGTACGGAAAAGCACCGAGGCGATGGGCAAGGGCAATGCCGTTGAATTCAAGAAATAA
- a CDS encoding DUF4337 domain-containing protein, translating into MAEEKKEPWLNYLALTTVIFAVCATLSTLKGGGFSTRSVMSQAQASDQWAYYQSKSIKGYVYELQKEKFEMDLRTIKGMPRSLASDYEKRIAAYREKIDRYEKEKEEIKKKAEELEKIRDQAQLHAGAFGMAAMFLQIAILLSSIAALMKRKLFWFIGMGAGCFGLVYFFNGFFLFMK; encoded by the coding sequence ATGGCGGAAGAAAAAAAAGAACCATGGCTCAATTATCTCGCGCTTACCACGGTGATCTTCGCGGTGTGCGCCACGCTCTCGACGCTCAAAGGAGGGGGATTCTCTACCCGGTCGGTGATGTCTCAGGCACAGGCCTCGGACCAGTGGGCATATTACCAGTCCAAGAGCATTAAAGGCTACGTCTACGAGCTTCAGAAGGAGAAGTTTGAGATGGACCTCAGGACGATCAAAGGCATGCCCCGATCGCTGGCCTCTGATTATGAGAAGCGGATCGCGGCATACCGGGAAAAGATAGACCGGTACGAAAAGGAAAAGGAGGAGATCAAGAAAAAGGCCGAGGAACTGGAAAAGATTCGCGATCAGGCCCAGTTGCACGCGGGCGCATTCGGCATGGCCGCCATGTTCCTCCAGATCGCCATCCTGCTCTCTTCCATTGCAGCTTTAATGAAGAGGAAACTATTCTGGTTCATCGGCATGGGGGCAGGGTGCTTTGGTTTGGTATACTTCTTCAACGGGTTCTTTCTTTTTATGAAGTAG
- a CDS encoding 4Fe-4S binding protein, producing MKYFTMKSMRRIVQSLFLLLFLFLFIQTESKGNDELGYPVRLFLDFDPLILISTLLSAHAAAKAFTLSIITIIITVLFGRVFCGWACPLGTLNNMVGSIRKKAAAHRGRDWYRIKYTILIAMLASALFTLQPVGIMDPLSLLIRSFSIGVYPTFNYGIRSAFDTLYASNPLGAAALSEPIFTFLKKTVLSFEQSFYNQNILIGTIFFIILGLNLVEKRFWCKYLCPLGALLGLLSRFSLLRRSVSEDCTECGACGTVCPGNAAPDQKGKWKDTECLYCWNCDDICPQNAVSFDFSGKKATAAMDLGRRRVITSALSGIAVVPFLRITPLTRANSKNPGLIRPPGSLEEREFLKRCVKCGECMKVCTTNGLQPTLLEAGAEGIWSPLLVPRIGYCEYRCTLCGQVCPTGAIKKLTLEEKAKVKIGLAMIDKGRCLPWAHATPCIMCEEVCPTPKKAIWFEKVQVRDRAGRLLTLQQPRVDLELCIGCGICETKCPVLGRPAIYVSSVGESRSKENQLLL from the coding sequence ATGAAATATTTTACTATGAAAAGCATGCGCAGGATTGTCCAGAGCCTTTTCCTTCTCCTCTTCCTCTTTCTGTTCATCCAGACCGAGTCCAAGGGGAATGACGAGCTTGGCTATCCTGTGCGGCTCTTTCTTGATTTTGACCCGCTCATTCTCATTTCAACGCTCCTGTCCGCCCATGCCGCGGCAAAGGCGTTCACGCTCTCGATCATCACCATTATCATCACGGTCCTTTTCGGCAGGGTGTTCTGCGGGTGGGCATGCCCGCTCGGCACGCTCAACAACATGGTCGGTTCGATCAGAAAAAAGGCGGCTGCTCACCGGGGCAGGGACTGGTACCGGATCAAGTACACTATCCTGATTGCCATGCTCGCATCGGCGCTCTTCACGCTCCAGCCCGTCGGGATCATGGACCCGCTCTCACTCCTTATTCGTTCGTTCTCCATCGGAGTCTATCCAACCTTCAATTACGGAATACGGTCGGCTTTCGACACACTGTATGCATCAAATCCCCTCGGCGCCGCGGCACTTTCTGAACCAATCTTCACCTTCCTGAAGAAGACCGTGCTTTCCTTTGAGCAGTCTTTCTATAACCAGAATATTCTTATCGGCACGATCTTCTTCATCATCCTTGGATTAAATCTGGTGGAAAAGCGGTTCTGGTGTAAATATCTCTGTCCTCTTGGCGCGCTCCTTGGTCTTTTGTCGAGGTTCTCGCTGCTTAGACGGTCGGTGAGCGAGGATTGCACGGAATGCGGGGCCTGCGGCACTGTATGCCCGGGGAACGCGGCGCCGGACCAAAAAGGGAAATGGAAAGACACCGAGTGCCTTTACTGCTGGAACTGCGACGATATCTGCCCGCAGAACGCGGTCAGCTTCGATTTCAGCGGGAAGAAGGCGACCGCGGCCATGGATCTCGGCAGGAGAAGGGTCATCACGTCGGCACTCAGCGGGATCGCGGTTGTTCCGTTCCTGCGTATTACGCCGCTTACCAGAGCGAATTCCAAGAACCCCGGCCTCATTCGTCCGCCTGGATCGCTCGAAGAAAGGGAATTCCTTAAACGGTGTGTGAAGTGCGGCGAGTGCATGAAGGTATGTACCACGAACGGTCTTCAGCCTACGCTGCTGGAAGCAGGCGCGGAAGGTATCTGGTCTCCACTGCTCGTGCCGCGCATCGGCTACTGCGAATATCGTTGCACGCTCTGCGGTCAGGTCTGCCCGACCGGAGCGATCAAAAAGCTCACGCTCGAGGAAAAGGCAAAGGTCAAGATTGGTCTCGCGATGATCGACAAGGGAAGGTGCCTGCCCTGGGCGCATGCCACACCGTGCATCATGTGCGAGGAGGTCTGCCCCACGCCGAAGAAGGCCATCTGGTTCGAGAAGGTGCAGGTGCGCGACCGCGCGGGAAGGCTCCTGACGCTGCAGCAGCCCCGCGTGGACCTCGAACTCTGCATCGGCTGCGGCATCTGCGAAACAAAGTGCCCGGTGCTCGGCAGGCCGGCGATCTATGTGTCGAGCGTGGGGGAGAGCAGGTCGAAGGAAAATCAGCTGCTGCTATAA
- a CDS encoding DUF362 domain-containing protein, which produces MDRRRFIKLAALTGAGLSLPDGLNALAEAAETAARPDLVVAHGASPEKIVMAALDAMGGIRKFISRGDIVVIKPNIGWDRTPEQAANTNPEVVAAVVKLCFEAGAKKVKVFDRPVNDPRRCYVQSGIASAAKALGADVDYMDERKFKDMAINGQALKSWPLYSDIFEADKVISIPIAKHHGLAKLTLSMKNWMGVMGGSRRQIHQKLDESLVDLSLKIKPTLTILDAVRILTANGPQGGSLADVKKLDTVIVGFDPVAIDSYGATLFGMKGSDLGYVTIGYKLGLGQMDLTKMKIKKIQV; this is translated from the coding sequence GTGGACAGAAGAAGGTTTATAAAACTCGCGGCATTGACCGGCGCGGGGTTGTCGCTCCCCGATGGTTTGAACGCCCTTGCCGAGGCGGCAGAGACAGCGGCCCGGCCGGACCTTGTCGTGGCGCACGGTGCGTCTCCCGAGAAGATCGTGATGGCGGCTCTCGACGCCATGGGCGGGATCAGGAAGTTCATCTCCCGGGGCGACATCGTGGTGATCAAGCCGAACATCGGGTGGGACCGGACGCCCGAGCAGGCGGCGAACACGAACCCCGAGGTGGTCGCGGCCGTGGTAAAGCTCTGTTTCGAGGCAGGGGCAAAGAAAGTGAAGGTCTTCGACCGGCCGGTGAACGATCCCCGGCGGTGCTACGTCCAGAGCGGCATCGCATCCGCGGCAAAGGCATTGGGAGCTGACGTGGATTATATGGACGAACGGAAGTTCAAGGACATGGCCATCAATGGACAGGCGCTCAAGTCATGGCCTCTCTATTCTGATATTTTCGAGGCGGACAAGGTGATCAGTATTCCGATCGCGAAACACCACGGTCTTGCGAAGCTCACGTTGTCCATGAAGAACTGGATGGGCGTAATGGGAGGATCGCGGCGCCAGATCCATCAGAAGCTGGATGAAAGTCTGGTCGACCTTTCCCTGAAGATAAAACCCACGCTCACGATCCTTGATGCCGTACGCATCCTGACAGCCAACGGTCCCCAGGGCGGCAGCCTCGCTGATGTGAAGAAGCTCGATACCGTGATCGTCGGATTCGACCCGGTGGCGATCGATTCCTACGGCGCCACGCTGTTCGGCATGAAGGGGAGCGACCTTGGATACGTGACGATCGGCTACAAGCTTGGGCTTGGGCAGATGGATCTGACGAAGATGAAAATCAAGAAGATACAGGTGTAG
- a CDS encoding MFS transporter yields MSDNTIKRSALLIATFASFLTPFMVSSINIALPAIGREFQMSAVLMSWVPASYILSAAMFLVPFGRLADIHGRKRIFAYGMWIFTISSLLLAFSPSAIVLITLRVLQGFGSAMIFGTGMAILTSVYPAAERGRVLGINVAAVYLGLSLGPVLGGFLTTQFGWRSIFLVNVPLGLFVIYLVVAKLNREWADARGEKFDVIGSLLYAFALVALMYGLSLLPSISGIWFLLAGMVGCLLFVVWDRRASSPLLNMDLFFHNPVFAFSNLAALINYSATFAVTFLLSLYLQYIKGFTPQHAGMILIFQPVVMAIFSPFAGRLSDKIEPRIVASIGMGFTAAGLLLFTFIDRDTRLGFIITGLLLLGFGFALFSSPNTNAVMSSIEKRFYGVGSSTLGTMRLIGQMLSMGISMVIFALTIGSARITPENYPLFLTSIRTAFIIFVALCFCGIFASLARGKVR; encoded by the coding sequence ATGAGCGACAATACCATAAAACGCTCCGCCCTTCTTATCGCAACATTTGCTTCTTTCCTTACGCCCTTCATGGTCTCGTCCATCAATATCGCACTCCCTGCCATAGGAAGAGAATTCCAGATGAGCGCTGTGCTCATGAGCTGGGTGCCTGCATCGTACATTCTGTCCGCAGCCATGTTCCTGGTCCCCTTCGGGAGGCTGGCGGACATCCACGGCAGGAAGCGGATCTTCGCTTACGGCATGTGGATCTTCACGATCTCCTCGCTCTTGCTTGCCTTTTCTCCGTCAGCGATAGTCCTTATCACGCTCCGTGTCCTGCAGGGCTTTGGAAGCGCCATGATCTTCGGGACCGGCATGGCGATCCTGACTTCGGTGTATCCCGCGGCCGAGCGCGGGCGCGTGCTCGGGATCAACGTGGCGGCCGTTTACCTCGGGCTGTCGCTCGGCCCCGTCCTCGGAGGGTTTCTGACCACTCAGTTCGGGTGGAGGAGCATCTTCCTGGTGAACGTGCCGCTCGGACTGTTTGTGATCTATCTGGTCGTCGCGAAGCTGAACAGGGAGTGGGCCGACGCGCGAGGAGAGAAGTTCGATGTTATCGGCTCTCTTCTCTATGCCTTTGCCCTTGTTGCGCTCATGTACGGGCTTTCGCTCCTGCCCTCAATATCCGGAATATGGTTCCTGCTTGCAGGCATGGTTGGGTGTCTGCTCTTTGTCGTTTGGGATAGAAGGGCATCAAGCCCCCTCCTGAATATGGACCTCTTCTTCCATAATCCTGTCTTTGCTTTCTCCAACCTGGCGGCGCTGATCAATTACAGCGCCACCTTTGCCGTCACGTTCCTCTTAAGCCTCTATCTCCAGTATATCAAGGGATTTACGCCCCAGCACGCGGGCATGATCCTGATCTTTCAGCCTGTGGTGATGGCGATCTTTTCCCCCTTTGCCGGAAGACTTTCTGATAAAATAGAGCCAAGAATCGTTGCTTCCATCGGCATGGGGTTCACGGCTGCAGGATTGCTCCTGTTCACGTTCATTGACCGGGACACGCGCCTCGGTTTCATCATCACGGGATTGCTGCTGCTGGGCTTCGGATTCGCCCTGTTCTCGTCGCCGAACACGAACGCGGTCATGAGTTCCATCGAGAAACGGTTCTACGGCGTGGGCTCGTCCACGCTCGGCACCATGCGCCTGATCGGCCAGATGCTGAGCATGGGCATCTCCATGGTCATATTTGCGCTCACCATCGGGAGCGCGCGCATTACTCCGGAAAACTATCCTCTTTTCCTGACGAGTATACGAACGGCATTCATTATTTTTGTGGCCCTCTGTTTCTGCGGCATTTTCGCATCGCTCGCGAGGGGAAAGGTGAGGTGA
- a CDS encoding DUF2905 domain-containing protein: MGEMAKVMILIGSVLIVVGLVILVLPRLPFAVKLPGDILVKKENYTLYFPLATSIVISLILYIINKFR; encoded by the coding sequence ATGGGCGAGATGGCAAAGGTCATGATACTGATCGGGTCGGTATTGATCGTTGTCGGTCTCGTGATCCTGGTCTTGCCGCGACTGCCTTTTGCGGTAAAGCTTCCCGGCGATATCCTGGTTAAAAAAGAAAATTATACGCTTTACTTTCCCCTGGCCACGAGCATCGTCATCAGTCTGATCCTGTATATCATCAATAAATTCAGGTAG
- the accD gene encoding acetyl-CoA carboxylase, carboxyltransferase subunit beta gives MAWFKKERPGGTAPEAPAKKVKIPEGLWVKCDNCKEIIYRKEVDKNFKVCPKCDYHFRISAAERLPYLVDEGSFLEVEDGLSPRDFLNFKDYKDKLKSSRKKTGLKDAIISGEAKIGGKPVSLVVMDFDFMGGSMGSVVGEKIARAIERAIEKRTPFVSVASSGGARMQEGILSLMQMAKTSAAAARLGEAGLPFISVLTDPTFGGVTASFAMLGDIIIAEPKSLIGFAGPRVIAETIKQQLPAGFQRAEFLQEHGMIDAIVPRREMHATLGKILDFFVE, from the coding sequence ATGGCCTGGTTTAAGAAAGAACGACCCGGGGGTACCGCACCGGAAGCACCTGCAAAAAAGGTGAAGATCCCCGAGGGGCTCTGGGTCAAGTGCGACAACTGCAAGGAAATCATCTATCGCAAAGAGGTGGACAAGAACTTCAAGGTCTGCCCCAAGTGCGACTATCATTTTCGCATCTCGGCGGCGGAGCGTCTCCCGTACCTGGTGGACGAGGGCAGCTTTCTTGAGGTGGAGGACGGTCTCTCGCCCAGGGATTTTCTTAACTTCAAAGACTACAAGGACAAGCTGAAGAGCAGCCGCAAGAAGACGGGGCTTAAGGATGCGATCATCTCCGGCGAGGCAAAGATCGGCGGAAAGCCCGTATCGCTTGTGGTCATGGATTTCGATTTCATGGGGGGCAGCATGGGCTCGGTGGTGGGCGAGAAAATCGCCCGTGCAATCGAGCGGGCCATCGAGAAACGGACGCCCTTTGTGTCGGTGGCGTCGTCCGGCGGCGCGAGGATGCAGGAGGGGATCCTTTCGCTCATGCAGATGGCGAAGACCTCTGCCGCGGCGGCGCGGTTGGGCGAGGCGGGTCTCCCGTTCATCTCGGTGCTTACCGATCCGACCTTCGGCGGGGTCACGGCGAGCTTTGCCATGCTCGGCGACATTATCATCGCTGAGCCAAAGAGCCTCATCGGCTTCGCCGGTCCCCGCGTGATTGCGGAGACGATCAAGCAGCAGCTACCGGCCGGGTTCCAGCGGGCCGAGTTCCTGCAGGAGCACGGTATGATCGATGCCATCGTGCCGCGGCGGGAGATGCACGCCACGCTCGGCAAAATCCTCGATTTCTTTGTGGAATAA
- a CDS encoding 3',5'-cyclic-nucleotide phosphodiesterase, whose translation MKVKILGCSGSEAIGHNPPGFLVNDVMMLDAGTITAALTLSGQLRITDILISHTHLDHIKSLLFLADNIVGRVKKPVKIRAIPGVINAIRKHLMNDIIWPDFTKIPNAVHPVLTYVPMPLGKTVSIAGLKVKAVPMNHPVPAVGFVVSDGRSSFIYSADTGPNEGLWKEAAKTKNLNAIIVDTSFPNNLEDLAGLSGHFTPRQLHQDLMKARIGNDMPIYIYHIKPVHQKKVISELKALGRKNVKILREGKTYIF comes from the coding sequence GTGAAGGTAAAAATACTAGGCTGCTCCGGATCTGAAGCAATAGGGCACAATCCGCCGGGATTTCTCGTCAACGATGTGATGATGCTGGATGCAGGGACCATTACCGCGGCACTTACCCTCTCAGGACAGCTCAGGATCACCGATATCCTGATAAGCCATACCCATCTCGATCATATCAAGTCACTCTTGTTCCTGGCCGACAACATTGTCGGCCGCGTCAAAAAGCCGGTGAAAATCCGGGCGATCCCCGGGGTCATCAATGCCATCAGGAAACACCTGATGAATGACATTATCTGGCCGGACTTCACGAAGATACCGAATGCTGTACATCCGGTGTTGACCTATGTTCCGATGCCGCTCGGAAAGACGGTGAGCATCGCAGGATTGAAGGTAAAGGCGGTCCCCATGAACCATCCGGTCCCCGCCGTCGGGTTCGTCGTAAGCGACGGCAGATCATCGTTCATCTACAGCGCTGATACCGGTCCGAACGAAGGACTTTGGAAGGAAGCAGCCAAGACAAAGAATCTTAACGCGATCATCGTCGATACGTCGTTCCCGAACAACCTCGAGGACCTCGCCGGTCTGAGCGGCCACTTTACGCCGCGACAACTGCATCAGGACCTCATGAAGGCGCGGATCGGCAATGACATGCCGATCTACATCTACCATATAAAGCCCGTCCATCAAAAGAAGGTGATCAGCGAATTGAAGGCCCTGGGACGGAAAAACGTGAAGATCCTGCGGGAAGGGAAGACGTATATATTCTAA